In Kryptolebias marmoratus isolate JLee-2015 linkage group LG4, ASM164957v2, whole genome shotgun sequence, the following proteins share a genomic window:
- the LOC112450032 gene encoding E3 SUMO-protein ligase ZBED1-like yields MGLSQHKLTTESPTRWGSRYKMIAHLLEQEKAITQVLAADGTTRHLVPTWQDIEILDSVSKALGSLHEFTDALSAENYVTVSCLKPVLELFKSDLLQPKDGETDLTRKIKGSIAEYLDKKYGEDPEVMEMVHMATMLDPRFHAKYLSQEETQVVRGRAFREMVLLLPGQSSSASELDDMPQSGPVEAKRHKKTLGSFFKRASSAEKTRLSDQEIIKVELNTYLQYPPADEESDPLAWWRLHEVNFPHVSQLAKKYLCIQATSAASERLFSTGGNIVTCQRSALKPATVNRLVFLTKNLKLNCECKNVYG; encoded by the exons ATGGGGTTATCACAACACAAGTTGACAACAGAGTCTCCAACAAGATGGGGGTCACGGTACAAAATGATTGCGCATCTGCTGGAGCAAGAGAAAGCCATCACACAGGTCCTAGCAGCTGACGGGACAACAAGACACCTTGTCCCAACATGGCAAGACATTGAG ATTCTGGATTCTGTGAGCAAAGCTTTGGGTTCACTGCACGAGTTCACAGATGCCTTGTCTGCTGAAAACTATGTGACTGTCTCATGCCTAAAGCCAGTGCTagaactttttaaaagtgatcTGCTCCAACCAAAGGATGGGGAAACTGATCTCACAAGAAAGATCAAGGGCTCAATTGCAGAGTACTTGGACAAGAAGTATGGGGAAGATCCAGAGGTAATGGAAATGGTGCATATGGCAACAATGCTTGATCCACGATTTCATGCAAAGTATCTGAGTCAGGAAGAGACTCAGGTAGTCAGAGGCCGAGCTTTTCGGGAAATGGTACTGTTACTGCCAGGGCAGAGCAGCTCTGCTTCTGAACTTGATGACATGCCACAATCTGGACCAGTTGAAgcaaagagacacaaaaaaactcTTGGTAGCTTCTTTAAGAGGGCCTCGTCAGCAGAAAAGACAAGATTGTCAGACCAAGAAATCATAAAAGTGGAGCTGAATACCTACTTGCAGTATCCCCCAGCAGATGAAGAGAGTGATCCTCTCGCATGGTGGAGGTTGCATGAGGTGAACTTTCCTCATGTCAGCCAGTTAGCCAAAAAGTACCTCTGCATCCAAGCTACCAGCGCTGCCTCTGAAAGGCTTTTTAGCACTGGTGGTAACATTGTGACCTGCCAAAGATCAGCACTAAAACCAGCTACAGTAAATAGGTTGGTTTTCCTGACAAAGAATCTGAAACTCAACTGTGAATGTAAAAACGTGTATGGTTGa